The sequence GGATGCAAAATCGGTTGGACTCGGAGCTTCGATTTGAGCTTATTTCCCATCGTTTTGAAGAGAACGGCATAATCAAGCTTTCTTTGACACAAACTGAATGGTAACAATTAAGTGATATGACACATGTTTGTTCCTATTGAAAAAGCTATTAGTACGCAACGTGACAATTAAAGGCAATCAAACGACAGTTTCAGTAAGCATGAATACTGAAATTCACGGTAGTTTTAGTAAGCATGAATACTGAAATCCACTTGTCTTATCGGAAGTCGCTTTGTCGTATCCACTTGATTCCCTTCTTGTGTCTCACGTTGTCGGCTGCCCCGCTCCCCCACCCACCACATGTAGGCCGTCATAAAAGTCCATCAGGTTCGCTAGGGTTGCATTATTTTGCGTGACTAGTTCCATCAAATTTTGGATTCAGAAAAACTGGCTAAGAATTTAAGAACTCTGAGCAAACAAGCCATTTGCTTGAATCCAATCTGATTTCATTGATTCATAATTTCacattcaaattaaaaatggCTTCTGCGCATTTATATAAAACTCCCTACAACATAACAGGATGTTAAAACTTACAACTTAAAACAAAAAGGCCACAATTTATAGAAATTGGgctcacatatttatataactgGCTCCTGCCTAGCTAGGGTTTGACATAGTCCTAAAGCACTGTGCTCTGTTCCAGACTGGACATAGTTCCTGGGCTGAgcagaggaaaagaaaaccaatgaTGGGAAGAAGGTGACTGCAAGTTCAGACTCAGATAACTAGGGTCCACATTGCTATCATGCGCCTTCTGATGATGAGGTGTAGAACTCATTTCCAGTGTTTCAGCCAAGTCCTTGTACATGGCTGAAAATGGTGAAATAATTTTCGATGccggagaagaagaagaagaagaaagaacatTGTTCAGAACAGAGGCATTTCTCTGAACATCAATCGGCGCCGGTGCAACGCTCTGCAGAGATCGAGCCTCCAAAAACCCCGGCCCGCTGGTGAGGCTTTGAACAAGGTCTTTGAAGTTAATGGGGTCCACTTTGTAGATTCTTGGCGGGGTCGGCGGCAGCGGAGCCACCGCTGGCTTCCGCCATGGCTTCGAAGAAGGCCTCCGAACAGAGTGAAGTGAAGATTGGTGATAAGGAAGTGAATTTGAAGTTGAGATTAAACCCTTTGTTGGTTGCATGGTTTGGGACAAGTAAGTGGTGGTGGAAGaggctgaagaagaagagaaatgaGATTCCATGGGGATTGAAATTCtgggtttttgagaaaaatgaaGTCTGAGATCACTGGGGATTtgatttttgtaaataacGAAGCACtaatttatgtatatatatagattgaaaaatgagtaaagaaaGGCAACAACACAGAAGAGAAGCCGTTGGGGAAGGTAAgggaaaataaagaacaaaatttcaatgttGGTTTTTGTCCTCAGCCGTCGGCGGGTGCTTGTGTCTGTGCTGACAATTGTATTTGTGTAAAATTGCAATGTGGTCAAATCAATATGTTTGaccaattatatataatataagcaGATTTAATTGTGTAttattggttttttcttttcttctctgttaTTCTTTGTGTGAGTCAGTAACGGTTCCAGAAATCGAAAGTTGATTGGGCAAAATTTACATACTAAACTCAACAGCGAGTGAATTTCGTTAATAAGCATATAAAGATACACATAATAAGAGGAACGTAATGAGCCTTAGCCTCAAAAACATCTCtaccaataaataaaagtttaacaaatacaaaaaactaGACAACATAATCATGGATCACACTTAagataattaatattaaaatctTGATCATCATCGACTCTTTGATTCTCAACTCTTTTAACTTGAGGCTCAACAATGGAATATTCAGAAAGATTTTGCTATGAAGTGAAATCAAACAtctcaacaaaaataaacaaattctCATAATACCATCAATGCATTTAATCAAACATCTCAACAAAATTTCTAAAATCAAagccctaattattttcaacaaaatccccaaattttaattcattCCTAATTAAACTCTAGAATactcaattttaaattaaagatGCATAAGATAATTAAAAAGGAGAGAATGAGTTGAATAATTGTTGCTAAAAAGAGAAGTTATTGCTAGCAAGAGGAGAAGTTGATGTGTATATGTCAAGAGAAGTAGAGGAGAAGTTGATGTCTATATGTCAAGAGAAGTAGAGGAGAAGTTGTTGtagacaaaacaaaaggaaaaaaaatttcccattcaatattttttttggaaaaatttggTGGTGTGATTTGATCATTTTGTGTGTGATGGAGAATGTAACGGTAGGATTAATTCATTGATTAATAAAGAGTTAGTGAACCATttaaatgaataatttaattaagaaactAAAATGCAATTCGGATATAAGTTTGAGAACTATTAGAATAAATAACccttttaataaaatatggtGTTGGAGCTCTAGGGATGGCGAAGCAAGTTGCTTAAGGTGGACCAAGCCGCCATTATACTATGAATCACCGGCCCTTTCAATTGTTACACGTGCGGTTCTTCTTGTTCTCTCTTTGACCAACACTCAAAATATTGAccaattattaatttatgtatCTTTGATTATgatagtattaaaaaaaaaaaaaaacaccctTTTTTGATCTGGTCTTACTGCAATCATTCATAAAGGTTGGTTCCAACGAGTATTGTATTTAAGCCTATGCTTGCATTACAAGCAAGCATATTGTTGTCgccttttattttgttagaTTATGATATTGgatttcttctccatcttctAGTAGTGATCAAGTATTTTCAGCAATGTCTAGGGCTCTGAGGGTCTTGCAGGCCTGCCTCACCCCAAAATGGAACGGCTTCGTTTTGAAATCGAAGAATTGGTAGATATGATTGGTTCAATATATCCAAATCTAAGTTTTCATTTGTTGAAGCAATGAAAGAGTTAAGAGTGCATGTTTGAACTGATTATTACTAAGATTGCAGAAGTTTAGATGTTCTGCCTTCCCTTTTGGGTGACTTGATGAGCAGTCTACAAAAATACATCGAACTGAATGCATGTCCATGTAATGATGCTTGTAacttttcctctctctttttttaatggatACGAAATTTCTTATGAATATGACTGTTTGACTTTTTTTACCAaatggaatttttaaaatagatGGCAAGATCAATCCAAATCACCCTTCATTTATAAATCATTtgaatataattaaaaaaccaaGATCAATCCAAATCACACTTAAACTATTCGGTATTCGGTGTTCGGTGTTATAGTAATACTCTACTCTAAGTTTGATCAACCACTTTTCTCTCTACATGCATGCATCTTTCTTCTCTATTGTAGTCTGTTATTTTGCAAATTGCATGTCAAATATGTGACGAAAGCAGAGATATTAGTTGGGAAACTTTTGCTTAATCTTCACCAAGGATGCTAGCCTAGACCATACAACCACAATTGACGCAATTTTTAACATTTAGATGGCGTGGGGAATATGTGTGGCGGTTTggtataatatgtgaaaataacaaattacaatatataCCATGATAAAAATGAACATTCAacattcaaaatcaattaataATGAATAGAAACGCTCAATAGTCAGATATCATGATAAAATTAGAGTATCTAATTGGTAATAAGTGTAAAAATCCACCTTATATTGCTTGAATAAGTATCCTATATTGTCAAAACAGTATGATTATCCCATGATATGAATTAAAGGCAAAAATCTACCCAAAACATGGATGAGACTTTCTACATGTGAATTGATGATGGTGATCTCACTCAAGCACTACATTTTTGTCTCTGCCAATAATGCACATAACAAGTATCTAGACATTGCACTTCTTTGACATAATTGTCAATCATTTAACCAACTTCTGGATGCAAATGATGCGACAAGTATAGCAACAGAGGATGATGGCTATCCATATTTCTGCTGAATATCAACCAACCAGGCACTTCTTCGTCTTCAATTTCTGAGTCCAATTTCCAAGAATGACAAACGAGTGACGACCCATTTCCTCGAGCAACATGTGCCCTAGAAGAAGAACCTTTCAactcattattttattatgcatGGAATTTAATATGCCCCATCCAGCCAGTCACAGCAACCACCCAAATCTTCTAAGGatcatataaaaatatgttATTTTCAGTAAGCACTGACGCTAAGGCATCGTCATAATTTCTTACTGTTAATTTTGTtcgtgtttttattttattgtattttatttttctatggtCTTACTCGTGGCTCTATTAAGTACTCCAATGGTAAGGGAgcatttattttaaac comes from Prunus dulcis chromosome 6, ALMONDv2, whole genome shotgun sequence and encodes:
- the LOC117632686 gene encoding uncharacterized protein LOC117632686, coding for MESHFSSSSASSTTTYLSQTMQPTKGLISTSNSLPYHQSSLHSVRRPSSKPWRKPAVAPLPPTPPRIYKVDPINFKDLVQSLTSGPGFLEARSLQSVAPAPIDVQRNASVLNNVLSSSSSSPASKIISPFSAMYKDLAETLEMSSTPHHQKAHDSNVDPSYLSLNLQSPSSHHWFSFPLLSPGTMSSLEQSTVL